A region from the Palaemon carinicauda isolate YSFRI2023 chromosome 9, ASM3689809v2, whole genome shotgun sequence genome encodes:
- the LOC137646942 gene encoding peroxidase-like: protein MGILTIHMIFLREHNRIALQLKHINPHWDDSKLYQEARKINIAQYQHMIYSEFLPALIGNQKMTDYRLHPEKTGYYLDYNSQVNPGVLNEFSTAAFRVGHTMVPSHFQLLDQNYLPTGSLSLLEAFHNTTMAFLPGVFDSLLRGMMGSRLNGMDLSIEEVLVDRLFEKKGELHSGEDLVARNIARARDHGIPAFTKYKAACGGGVVSKFDDLKRTMSQNTINALMQIYAHVDDIDLFVGGLAEDPVSGGLVGPTFACIIAYQFFNSRRGDRFWYENAVHGFTPAQLHSIRSSFSLSRLLCDNMDHDKEPCETKRKDAVVPLRSFYIPSHVENPLWRCGRIPFVDLTLWTETTNREPVACTYLGLVYQWNKFVQVSPCLTCICQIDGKLKCDPNLKGCASSIRDDFCLSVCDETASNLIWGN from the exons ATGGGCATTTTGACTATTCACATGATATTCTTAAGGGAACATAACCGCATAGCGCTACAACTAAAGCATATCAATCCACACTGGGATGACTCGAAACTGTATCAG GAAGCTCGCAAAATCAACATAGCTCAGTATCAGCATATGATTTATAGTGAGTTTTTGCCGGCCCTTATTGGCAATCAGAAGATGACTGATTACAGATTACATCCTGAGAAGACTGGATACTATTTG GATTACAACAGCCAAGTTAATCCTGGTGTATTGAACGAATTCAGCACAGCCGCTTTTAGAGTCGGGCATACAATGGTTCCATCCCATTTTCAGTTGCTTGACCAAAATTATTTGCCCACTGGGTCGCTTTCCCTTTTGGAGGCTTTCCATAATACCACGATGGCTTTCTTG CCAGGAGTCTTTGATTCACTATTAAGAGGTATGATGGGCTCGAGGTTGAACGGAATGGACTTGTCCATCGAAGAGGTATTAGTAGATAGGTTGTTTGAAAAAAAGGGGGAATTGCATTCAGGAGAAGATCTAGTCGCTAGAAATATTGCCCGAG CTCGGGACCATGGCATACCTGCATTCACTAAATACAAAGCAGCCTGTGGTGGCGGTGTAGTTTCAAAATTTGATGACCTTAAGAGGACGATGAGCCAGAATACTATCAATGCCCTGATGCAGATTTATGCTCACGTGGATGATATCGACCTCTTTGTTGGCGGTTTG gcTGAAGACCCAGTTTCTGGAGGACTAGTCGGGCCAACATTTGCTTGTATTATCGCCTACCAATTCTTTAATTCTAGACGTGGGGATAGATTTTG GTACGAAAATGCTGTCCATGGATTTACACCAGCACAGCTGCATTCCATCAGAAGCTCTTTTTCACTGTCACGATTGTTGTGTGACAATATGGATCATGATAAGGAACCTTGTGAGACTAAGAGAAAAGATGCAGTCGTTCCCTTGAGGTCTTTCTACATTCCATCTCACGTCga AAATCCTCTCTGGCGATGCGGTAGAATACCATTTGTGGACCTCACTTTGTGGACTGAAACTACAAACAGAGAGCCTGTTGCTTGTACGTATCTAGGCTTGGTTTATCAGTGGAACAAATTCGTCCAGGTTTCACCCTGTTTAACTTGCATTTGTCAAATTGACGGGAAG TTGAAATGCGACCCTAACTTGAAAGGATGTGCTTCGTCTATCCGGGATGATTTCTGCCTATCGGTATGTGATGAAACTGCTTCCAATCTCATTTGGGGAAATTAA